In the genome of Acidiferrobacteraceae bacterium, the window GCTTGGCGGAAATAACCACCTTGAGATTGACCTGGTCCACATTCGTCAGCGCCACAACACCTGCGCAGTGCGGATGATTCAGGCCCGCGGCGCGCAGAACCTCCGGCATCGCCGCGTCGGCACACAGGCCGGGAACCGGGAATCGGAGATCTTCCAGATGTAGCGCGTTGATCCGGTCATTGTCGATATCGATCACCACAGACCGGATTCCCGCTTCGGCAAGGGCCCGCACCAGAAAGCTGCCGGTATCGCCATAGCCGCATACGAGGTAGTACGGCTCCATGATTCGGCGCACGGCACGTCGAAATGCATTTTCACTCAGCAGGCTGCGAAAGGCCTGGTTCTGGATCACAGCGAGCAGACTGCCGATGGCGTACAGCCAGGCGAAGACCGTGCTGTAGATGCTGACGAGGGTCCACATGCGCTGGGAATCGGTGAATGCGTAGGGGACCTCGCCAAGGCCGATGGTCGTGCCGAGGATGCTTACGAAATAGAACGCGTGGAAGAAATCCATGTGCCACGCCTGGCCGTGATCGTCGACGCCGGGGATCAGGACGAACCCGAGGACCGCGACGGAGTACACCACGATCAGGACGATCAGGGGGGCCCGCAGTTGGCGCAACAGAATGAAAGCGACATTGCGCATGGGAGGTCCAGGTGCGCGCTCAGCGACGCACGGTCATGGTCTCCGCTACCAGCAGTACCACCGATGTGATGTTCGCCAGCAAGGCGCCGCCGGACAGCGACACGATAGCCGCAACCACTTCTCCGCTGAAGCCAGTTCCCTGAACGTGGACCACCATGCCCCACACCACCGCGGCGGCAATCAGCTGGAGATCCGCCACCAGGCTGGTGGCAAGCAGCACGGCGCCCAGGTGGGTACGGTCGCCGAATTTCAGAACTGTGGCGATCAGACTGACCACCAGTGCGGCATAAAGCTCGTAGACATTGTGGTGAGCGGGGGCCTCGATCTCACCTACGAAGAAACCGAAGTTGAGGGTCAGGGCCAGGACGATAAAGAACGCAAATGCCACTTTTTCCAGATTCATTCTCTTCTCCTTCAGCCGCAGTCGCCTGTTGCCGCGGTGGATAGTGGAATCGCCATCCTAAACCATGGCGCGATCCCTTGACCACCGGCGCCGACGGGTGTGACGCGGTCGAATGGAGTACTAGCCCCGTTCCGCCAGGACCCGCTCGATGCGCCGGTCTGGCACCAGCCACATCAGCGCCACCACCACATACAGGGCCTGGGCAATCCATTGATTGAAGAAGGCGGACCCTACAGCCACGCCGTAGATCACGATCGACAGATTGCCCTTGATGTCGCGACCGATGGCATGGGCAAGAAGCGAATCCTTTCCGTCAACGGCAATGATGGCCCGGACCAGAATCCAATAGGCGATTGCGGCCAGAATCAGTACAGCGCCGTAAAGCGCGGTGGGTACCGCGGCGAAATGATTCTCGCCCATCCAACCCGTGACGAAAGGCAACAGCGAAAGACAAAACAGGAGGAGCAGGTTGGCCCAAAGGATACCGCCGCTGATCCGATGGACCGTGTGCAACAGATGGTGGTGGTTGTTCCAGTAGATACCGATGTAGACGAAACTGAGAACGTAGCTCAGAAAGACCGGCAAAAGGGGTTTGAGAGCGGCAAGGGTTTCCCCGTGAGGGACTTTGAGCTCCAGCACCATAATGGTGATGATGATGGCCAGCACCCCATCACTGAAGGCCTCGAGACGATTCTTGCCCACGGCGCTAGTCCACCTGGACCCTGACCGGCGCGCGGTGCCTCAGGAGCGTTTGTCCGCGTGGACCTTTTCGTCCACATGCCAGTCATAGGAGCAGTCGAGGTGCATATGGACCGCCGTGATACCCGACATTCCGTCCTCCAGCATGCTCGCCAACGGGGTGCGGTCACCAAAGCGGCGATTGCGACGGTGCATCCAGATCCCGCCGTACTGGGGATTTCTCGGAAAAGATGTTCGAAGCGCATCCGCAATTCCCGCCAGCTGTTGCACCCGCTGCCAGATCTCCAGCTCGTCGGGTAGCGGCGTCCCCTCCCGATAGCGTTTGAGGGCCCGCGGTTTGGTCTGCTCCGGTAGGCCGAGCAGGGTAATCTGTTCGGCCGGCGACACACGCCACACTTCGAGGACCTCGAAGATCAGTTGCGACAACTGTATCCGGTCTTCCTGGCTGAGCGGGTTCATGACGTTCTCGGGGGGATTCGCGGATCATGGTAACACGATCCGCACCACGTTTCCGGGATCAGACGCAGCCCGTGGGTTTGGGTAGCGCGCCCCATTTACAAATGAGCTTCATGGGGCCCTTCTGAAACACGTCATACAGATGTTTGGTATCCGTATCCATGGCTTTGGCAAATTTCCGGATCGGCGGCACGGTGCCATTCTCCTCGAACATGCGACGCGCGGCTTCGATGTAACCCATGATCTCGTCAGTGATCTCCATGCCGTCCATCTGCGCCAGCTCGCGCGCCACCTCGGGTGACCAGTCGTCCCGATTCAGCAGAAAGCCTTCGCCATCCAGTTGCAGGTCCATACCCATATCGTAAACTCCGGTTGTTTTCCGTCGGTCGCGGTCATCGCGACCCTGAACATACGATTCTGGAGGCGGCTCGACGGGAATGAAAGCACCGGGCCCGGTGCAAAACCATGAAAAAAACGAATCTTTAACTGTGCCTTGGCGAAGGGGTCATGCGCCGCCGCGCTTCGCGCTTGCTTCGTCGAATTCGACTCCGATCTCGGCGGGCGGAGGCCGATCGAGGATGCTAACGACAAAGATGGCAATCAGGGCCAGCACGAATCCGGGCACCAGTTCGTACAGATCGAACCACCCACCGGACAGATGCTTCCAGATGACGACCACCGTACCGCCAACCAGCATTCCGGCAAGGGCCCCGTTTCGGGTCATGCGCCGCCAGTACAGGGACATCAACAGGACCGGGCCAAAGGCGGCCCCGAATCCGCCCCAGGCATAGGCGACCAGATCCAGAACCTTGCGTCCCGGGTCCCAGGCAAGGGCCAGGGCGACGACGGCGATGAGCACAACGGCGATTCGGCCTGCCCATACCAGCTCAACGTGCCCGGCCTCCCGACGAAGGAATGCCCGGTACAGGTCTTCGGTCAGCGCCGATGCCGCCACCAGCATTTGTGAATCGGCCGTGCTCATGATGGCCGCCAGGATGGCGGCGAGACAGACCCCGGCAACGACCGGGTGAAACAGTGTATTCACCATAATGATGAAGACCTTTTCCGTATCCGCACCCGCTAGCGGTGGCGCAACGAAGGCGACCCCCACCACGCCCACCAGAACCGCACCGACCATGGACAACACTACCCAGGTCATGGCGATGCGGCGGGCAGCAGGCAATGCCTCCGGGCTGTGTATGGCCTTGAACCGGGCGAGAATGTGCGGCTGCCCGAAATAACCCAGCCCCCAGCCGAGCAGGGAAAGGGCGGCAATGACGCCGAGGGACTTTCCATCCGCATGGGTGAATGGGTTCAACAGCTCCGGGTTCCTGTGGGCGACACCTTCGAAACTGCTAGCCCAGCCTCCGAGTCCGTGCACCGCAATCACGGGAACGAGCGCCAGAACCACCGCCATGAGCAGACCCTGCAGGACATCGGTCCAGGACACGGCCAGAAAACCGCGGGCCACAGTATAGATGAGAATCGCCGCGCACCCGGCCACAACCGCCCAGTGGTACGACAGATCGAACACGGCATGGAACAACTTGCCGCCCGCGACGAGACCTGAACTGGTGTAGAAGACGAAGAACAGAAGGATGAACACTGCCGAGACCGTGCGCAGCCATCGGCGGTCATCGCGAAACCGGCGCTCCAGAAAATCTGGCAAGGTCAGGCTGTCATTGGTGATCACGCTGTAGCGCCGCAGGCGCCGGGCCACCAGCAACCAGTTGAACCAGGTTCCCAACAGCAAGCCGCCGGCAATCCAGAGAGACTCCAGCCCGGCGGCATAGGCGA includes:
- the putP gene encoding sodium/proline symporter PutP, encoding MTQRQAIVSVVFVVYTAGLLWIAWIAWRRTRNLSDYILGGRSLSSGVAALSAGASDMSGWLLLGLPGFAYAAGLESLWIAGGLLLGTWFNWLLVARRLRRYSVITNDSLTLPDFLERRFRDDRRWLRTVSAVFILLFFVFYTSSGLVAGGKLFHAVFDLSYHWAVVAGCAAILIYTVARGFLAVSWTDVLQGLLMAVVLALVPVIAVHGLGGWASSFEGVAHRNPELLNPFTHADGKSLGVIAALSLLGWGLGYFGQPHILARFKAIHSPEALPAARRIAMTWVVLSMVGAVLVGVVGVAFVAPPLAGADTEKVFIIMVNTLFHPVVAGVCLAAILAAIMSTADSQMLVAASALTEDLYRAFLRREAGHVELVWAGRIAVVLIAVVALALAWDPGRKVLDLVAYAWGGFGAAFGPVLLMSLYWRRMTRNGALAGMLVGGTVVVIWKHLSGGWFDLYELVPGFVLALIAIFVVSILDRPPPAEIGVEFDEASAKRGGA
- a CDS encoding TusE/DsrC/DsvC family sulfur relay protein → MDLQLDGEGFLLNRDDWSPEVARELAQMDGMEITDEIMGYIEAARRMFEENGTVPPIRKFAKAMDTDTKHLYDVFQKGPMKLICKWGALPKPTGCV
- a CDS encoding DUF6394 family protein yields the protein MNLEKVAFAFFIVLALTLNFGFFVGEIEAPAHHNVYELYAALVVSLIATVLKFGDRTHLGAVLLATSLVADLQLIAAAVVWGMVVHVQGTGFSGEVVAAIVSLSGGALLANITSVVLLVAETMTVRR
- a CDS encoding TMEM175 family protein → MGKNRLEAFSDGVLAIIITIMVLELKVPHGETLAALKPLLPVFLSYVLSFVYIGIYWNNHHHLLHTVHRISGGILWANLLLLFCLSLLPFVTGWMGENHFAAVPTALYGAVLILAAIAYWILVRAIIAVDGKDSLLAHAIGRDIKGNLSIVIYGVAVGSAFFNQWIAQALYVVVALMWLVPDRRIERVLAERG
- a CDS encoding DUF2384 domain-containing protein, whose translation is MNPLSQEDRIQLSQLIFEVLEVWRVSPAEQITLLGLPEQTKPRALKRYREGTPLPDELEIWQRVQQLAGIADALRTSFPRNPQYGGIWMHRRNRRFGDRTPLASMLEDGMSGITAVHMHLDCSYDWHVDEKVHADKRS